Proteins encoded together in one Astyanax mexicanus isolate ESR-SI-001 chromosome 10, AstMex3_surface, whole genome shotgun sequence window:
- the slc26a2 gene encoding sulfate transporter gives MAAGEGNGAAAEAGPESDLHVPFILEERQREEEPLKKVLSQKLKEQCSCSPTRAKALLFDSIPILKWLPRYQIKDWIIGDMMSGVIVGILLVPQSIAYSLLAGQDPIYGLYTSFFSSIIYALLGTSRHISVGIFGVLCLLVGQVVDRELAVAGYLTDLPSNMTSLENSTAPYCDRSCYAIIVGATVTFTAGVYQVLMGLLQVGFVSVFLSDSLLSGFATGASLTILTSQLKYLLGLKLPRAQGWGSLIKTWISLLTNLGQTNICDLITSLICLLVLIPTKELNDRFKSKLKAPIPFELFVVIIATLASHFGQFQEKYGSGVAGAIPTGFMPPQLPDWSLIPNVAVDAFSIAIVGFAITVSLSEMFAKKHGYVVDPNQEMYAIGFCNIFPSFFRCFTTSAALTKTLVKESTGCQTQVSGLITALVLLLVLLVIAPLFYSLQKCVLAVIIVVNLRGALRKFRDVPQMWRTNRVDATIWLVTMATSALVNTELGLLVGVLVSAFSVLGRTQRAQAFKLGQAGDYEIFEDLASYKGLHTHPGVAVFRYEAPIYYANQTLFKKSLYRNVGLDPVKEKARRKKLEKQNKQKTLEDGVKQDHEASTNMFLSQGPAFHTLIIDCSAVLFLDTAGVGALKEVHKDYKELGVRLLLAQCNTSVIDSLRRAGYYDHKTGSPENIFHTISDAVRYSQSLLSQNGDCDTFC, from the exons ATGGCTGCTGGTGAAGGCAACGGGGCTGCAGCGGAGGCTGGACCTGAGAGTGACCTTCACGTTCCCTTCATCCTGGAGGAACGTCAGCGAGAGGAGGAACCTCTGAAGAAAGTGCTGAGTCAGAAGCTGAAAGAGCAGTGTTCCTGCAGCCCAACTCGAGCCAAAGCCCTGCTCTTCGACTCCATACCCATTCTGAAATGGCTGCCTCGATATCAGATCAAAGACTGGATTATAGGAGACATGATGTCCGGCGTCATTGTGGGCATTCTGCTGGTGCCCCAGTCCATTGCCTACTCCCTGCTGGCAGGTCAGGATCCAATCTATGGCCTCTACACATCTTTCTTCTCCAGCATCATCTACGCTCTCCTGGGGACATCCAGGCACATCTCGGTGGGGATCTTTGGAGTGCTGTGTCTGCTGGTGGGCCAGGTTGTGGACAGGGAGTTGGCTGTGGCTGGATATCTCACCGATCTGCCGAGCAACATGACGAGCCTGGAGAACAGCACTGCTCCCTACTGTGATCGCAGCTGTTATGCCATTATTGTAGGAGCCACCGTCACCTTCACAGCAGGAGTCTACCAG GTGTTAATGGGTCTCCTTCAGGTTGGCTTTGTCTCAGTGTTCCTCTCGGACTCTCTCCTGAGTGGATTTGCTACCGGTGCTTCTCTCACCATCCTCACCTCACAGCTGAAGTATCTATTGGGGCTGAAGCTTCCCCGTGCCCAGGGCTGGGGCTCACTGATCAAAACCTGGATCAGTCTGCTGACGAACTTAGGCCAAACCAACATCTGTGACCTCATCACCAGCCTTATCTGCCTTTTAGTGCTAATACCCACCAAAGAGCTGAATGACCGCTTTAAATCCAAGCTTAAAGCACCCATTCCGTTTGAGCTATTCGTGGTCATTATTGCCACCCTGGCCTCTCACTTTGGCCAGTTTCAGGAGAAGTACGGATCAGGGGTGGCAGGGGCCATTCCCACAGGCTTCATGCCTCCACAGCTGCCCGACTGGTCTCTCATCCCCAATGTAGCAGTTGATGCCTTCTCTATAGCCATTGTGGGCTTTGCcatcactgtctctctgtctgagaTGTTTGCAAAGAAGCACGGTTATGTGGTGGACCCTAACCAGGAGATGTACGCCATCGGCTTCTGTAACATCTTCCCGTCCTTTTTTCGCTGCTTCACCACAAGTGCTGCCTTAACCAAGACCCTGGTGAAGGAGTCTACTGGCTGCCAGACTCAAGTGTCTGGCCTGATCACTGCACTGGTGCTGCTGTTGGTGCTGCTGGTCATCGCTCCTCTATTCTACTCGCTTCAGaa ATGTGTCCTGGCTGTCATCATCGTAGTGAACCTGCGTGGAGCTCTACGGAAGTTCCGGGATGTTCCCCAGATGTGGCGGACGAACCGAGTGGATGCTACTATCTGGCTGGTGACCATGGCCACGTCAGCGCTGGTGAATACTGAGCTGGGTCTTCTCGTGGGGGTGCTGGTGTCTGCCTTCTCTGTGCTGGGACGCACCCAGCGGGCTCAGGCATTCAAGCTGGGACAAGCTGGAGACTATGAGATTTTTGAAGACCTGGCTTCATACAAGGGCCTTCACACACATCCTGGGGTGGCTGTGTTCCGCTATGAAGCTCCAATCTACTATGCCAATCAGACCCTGTTCAAGAAGTCTCTGTATCGCAACGTGGGTCTGGACCCAGTGAAGGAGAAAGCCCGGCGCAAGAAGCTGGAGAAGCAGAATAAGCAGAAAACACTGGAGGACGGGGTGAAGCAAGACCACGAGGCATCAACGAATATGTTCCTTTCGCAGGGTCCTGCCTTTCATACGCTGATCATAGACTGTAGTGCAGTGCTGTTTCTGGACACTGCGGGTGTTGGTGCACTGAAGGAGGTGCATAAGGATTATAAGGAGTTGGGGGTGCGCTTgttgttggcacagtgtaatacCTCAGTAATAGATTCTCTGCGGAGGGCTGGTTACTACGACCATAAAACGGGTAGCCCAGAGAATATTTTTCATACAATCAGTGATGCCGTCCGTTACTCCCAAAGCTTACTGTCACAGAATGGAGACTGTGACACTTTTTGCTGA